A single Geobacillus kaustophilus DNA region contains:
- the ndoA gene encoding type II toxin-antitoxin system endoribonuclease NdoA: MIVKRGDVYFADLSPVVGSEQGGVRPVLVIQNDIGNRFSPTVIVAAITAQIQKAKLPTHVEIDAKRYGFERDSVILLEQIRTIDKQRLTDKITHLDDEMMDKVDEALQISLGLIDF, translated from the coding sequence TTGATTGTCAAACGTGGCGACGTGTATTTTGCGGACCTTTCCCCGGTTGTTGGCTCGGAGCAGGGCGGCGTGCGCCCCGTGTTGGTGATCCAAAACGATATCGGCAATCGTTTTAGCCCGACGGTGATTGTCGCGGCGATTACGGCGCAAATCCAAAAAGCGAAGCTGCCGACGCATGTCGAGATTGACGCGAAACGCTACGGGTTTGAACGCGATTCGGTCATTTTGCTTGAGCAAATTCGCACGATCGACAAGCAACGGCTGACCGATAAAATCACTCATTTGGATGATGAAATGATGGATAAAGTCGATGAGGCGCTGCAAATTAGCTTAGGACTGATCGACTTTTGA
- a CDS encoding CopG family ribbon-helix-helix protein, producing MSESGATTEIVVRLPQSLLTELDVLVKQENGNRNELIYQATKMYIRERKKRQIREAMRRGYMEMAKINLSIASEAFHAEYEADHTVERLVSGG from the coding sequence GTGTCGGAATCTGGCGCAACAACGGAAATCGTCGTTCGTTTGCCGCAGTCGCTGCTGACAGAACTGGACGTGCTCGTAAAGCAGGAAAACGGCAACCGCAATGAACTCATTTATCAAGCGACGAAAATGTACATTCGCGAGCGGAAGAAACGGCAAATTCGCGAGGCGATGAGACGAGGCTACATGGAAATGGCGAAAATCAATTTATCTATCGCTTCTGAAGCGTTTCATGCTGAATACGAGGCCGACCACACCGTTGAACGCTTAGTTAGCGGGGGGTAA
- the alr gene encoding alanine racemase — protein MDEFHRDTWAEIDLDAIYDNVANLRRFLPEGTQIMAVVKANAYGHGDVQVAATALEAGASRLAVAFLDEALALRKKGIDAPILVLGASRPEDVALAAEHRIALTVFRSDWLEKASSLYNGSTPIHFHLKMDTGMGRLGVKDEEETKRIAALIDRHPPFVLEGVYTHFATADDVNTEYFSYQYARFLHMLDWLPSRPPLVHCANSAAALRFSDRAFNMVRFGISMYGLAPSLDIKPLLPYELKEAFSLHSRLVHVKKLQPGEKVSYGATYTAQTEEWIGTIPIGYADGWLRRLQHFHVLVGGQRAPIVGRICMDQCMIRLPGPLPVGTKVTLIGRQGDEVISIDDVAHHLGTINYEVPCTISYRVPRIFFRNKRIMEVRNAVGRG, from the coding sequence ATGGACGAGTTTCACCGCGATACGTGGGCGGAAATTGATTTGGACGCCATTTACGACAACGTCGCAAATTTGCGCCGCTTTTTGCCGGAAGGCACGCAAATTATGGCCGTTGTCAAGGCGAACGCCTACGGGCACGGCGATGTCCAAGTGGCGGCAACGGCGCTCGAAGCGGGCGCTTCTCGCTTGGCCGTCGCCTTTTTGGACGAGGCGCTTGCCTTACGAAAAAAAGGCATCGATGCCCCGATTTTAGTGCTTGGGGCGTCTCGTCCCGAGGATGTGGCGTTGGCGGCCGAACACCGAATCGCCTTAACCGTGTTTCGCTCTGATTGGCTCGAGAAGGCGTCATCGCTGTATAACGGTTCGACCCCGATTCATTTCCATTTAAAGATGGACACGGGGATGGGGCGGCTTGGGGTGAAAGACGAAGAGGAGACAAAGCGAATAGCGGCCTTGATCGATCGCCATCCGCCCTTTGTGCTTGAAGGGGTGTATACTCATTTTGCGACCGCTGATGACGTGAATACGGAGTACTTTTCGTATCAATACGCCCGCTTTTTGCATATGCTTGACTGGCTGCCGTCGAGGCCGCCGCTCGTTCATTGCGCCAACAGCGCGGCGGCCCTTCGTTTTTCCGATCGAGCGTTCAATATGGTTCGCTTTGGCATTTCGATGTACGGGCTCGCCCCATCGCTGGACATCAAGCCGCTCCTCCCATACGAATTAAAGGAGGCGTTTTCGCTCCATAGCCGCCTTGTACACGTCAAAAAACTTCAACCAGGCGAAAAGGTGAGCTACGGTGCGACGTACACTGCGCAGACGGAAGAGTGGATCGGCACGATTCCAATCGGTTATGCGGACGGCTGGCTGCGAAGGTTGCAGCACTTTCATGTGCTTGTTGGCGGGCAGCGGGCGCCAATCGTCGGCCGCATCTGCATGGATCAATGCATGATCCGCCTGCCGGGGCCGCTGCCTGTCGGAACGAAGGTGACATTAATCGGCCGCCAAGGGGACGAAGTCATTTCCATCGATGATGTCGCCCACCATTTGGGCACAATCAATTATGAAGTGCCGTGCACGATCAGCTATCGGGTGCCCCGTATTTTTTTCCGAAATAAGCGTATAATGGAAGTGAGGAACGCCGTTGGTCGCGGATGA
- a CDS encoding LolA family protein — translation MGRNVLMALVGIIFLFALAGCGSKSQEEVLKALDEKIDEMTGYQAEAKMTFRTGEKPQVYHVEVWHKQPSYYRVSLKNADKGQSQMILRNDEGVFVFTPALNKTFKFVSDWPKNSSQAYLYESLVKDILSDSKAKFKATKDYYVFETKTNYPNSEVVPTQEITLRKKDLAPVSVKVMDTDRKALLTVEFSNVEFNKKFDDDAFDTKKNMTGARLEVPTMAEGKEQVMAVMYPSQLPKGVQALEEKEVKGENGTRVIMTFGGKKSFTLVQEKADVLPATSMPVLVNGDPVDLGFAIGALTDRTLTWWYNGTEFTLASDDLTPEEMVMVASSVQEKAAK, via the coding sequence ATGGGCAGAAACGTGCTGATGGCGTTGGTCGGCATCATTTTTCTGTTTGCTTTGGCTGGCTGCGGGTCGAAATCGCAGGAAGAGGTGCTGAAGGCGCTTGATGAAAAGATCGATGAGATGACGGGCTATCAGGCTGAGGCGAAAATGACGTTCCGCACCGGTGAGAAGCCGCAAGTGTATCATGTCGAAGTGTGGCACAAGCAGCCGTCCTACTACCGCGTCAGCTTGAAAAATGCCGACAAAGGGCAAAGCCAAATGATTTTGCGCAATGACGAAGGGGTGTTCGTCTTCACGCCGGCGCTCAACAAAACCTTCAAGTTTGTGAGCGATTGGCCGAAAAACAGCAGCCAAGCGTATTTGTACGAATCGCTCGTCAAAGACATTTTGAGCGATTCGAAGGCGAAGTTTAAGGCGACGAAAGACTACTATGTGTTCGAGACAAAAACGAACTATCCGAACAGCGAAGTCGTTCCCACCCAAGAGATTACGCTGCGCAAAAAAGATTTGGCGCCCGTCTCGGTCAAAGTGATGGATACGGACCGGAAAGCGCTGTTGACGGTCGAGTTTTCCAACGTCGAGTTTAACAAGAAGTTTGATGATGATGCGTTTGATACAAAGAAGAACATGACTGGAGCGCGCCTTGAGGTGCCGACGATGGCGGAAGGAAAAGAGCAAGTGATGGCCGTCATGTACCCGAGTCAGCTTCCGAAAGGGGTTCAAGCGCTTGAGGAAAAAGAAGTGAAAGGTGAAAACGGCACGCGCGTCATTATGACATTTGGCGGCAAAAAATCGTTTACGCTCGTGCAAGAAAAAGCGGATGTGCTTCCGGCGACAAGCATGCCAGTGCTTGTCAACGGCGATCCGGTTGATTTAGGATTCGCCATTGGCGCCCTCACCGACCGAACGTTGACATGGTGGTACAATGGGACGGAGTTTACGCTCGCCTCGGATGATTTGACGCCGGAAGAAATGGTGATGGTCGCCAGCTCAGTGCAAGAAAAAGCGGCAAAATGA
- the acpS gene encoding holo-ACP synthase → MIVGIGIDIVELERIRSLLERNCKFPERILTPREKAQFGELPPARQAEFLAGRFAAKEAYAKALGTGIGRHLSFQDIEIVSDEHGKPSIAARRDGETVHLSISHSRDYAVAQVVIERLGSITLADACHG, encoded by the coding sequence GTGATCGTCGGCATTGGCATTGATATTGTAGAGTTGGAACGGATCCGCTCCCTTCTTGAGCGGAACTGCAAATTTCCGGAGCGAATTTTGACGCCGCGTGAAAAAGCGCAGTTTGGCGAGTTGCCGCCCGCAAGACAGGCAGAGTTTCTCGCCGGGCGATTTGCGGCGAAAGAAGCGTACGCCAAAGCGCTCGGAACGGGGATCGGGCGGCATCTATCGTTTCAAGACATCGAGATCGTTTCCGATGAGCACGGAAAGCCGAGCATTGCTGCCCGCCGCGATGGCGAGACGGTTCATCTGTCCATTTCCCATAGCCGCGATTACGCCGTCGCCCAAGTCGTCATTGAGCGTCTTGGATCGATCACGCTGGCTGATGCTTGCCATGGCTAG
- a CDS encoding rhomboid family intramembrane serine protease: MFQHASDVRSFVRLYPVVAALLLVHIAAWLLFSLPLTALEPIWQYAVGTNGAIGHGEYWRLVSPIVLHRDVHHMAANSLSLWLFGPWLERALGKRKFLFLYIGGGIGANVATLFLLPPLYTHVGASGAIFALFGMYSYLALFRRDLVAPRHAQLLLSVMAVHLLLGIMTPDGNLLAHLFGFAVGGLLAPFLSIRPKRPSFYMPRL, translated from the coding sequence GTGTTTCAACATGCAAGCGATGTCCGCTCATTTGTCCGCCTTTATCCCGTCGTTGCCGCCTTGTTGTTGGTCCATATCGCCGCATGGCTGTTGTTTTCTCTTCCCTTGACAGCGCTTGAACCCATTTGGCAATACGCCGTCGGGACGAACGGCGCTATCGGCCATGGAGAGTACTGGCGGCTTGTCAGCCCAATCGTGCTGCATCGCGATGTCCACCATATGGCCGCCAACAGTTTGTCCTTATGGCTGTTTGGCCCCTGGCTGGAGCGCGCACTTGGGAAAAGAAAGTTTTTGTTTCTGTATATCGGAGGCGGAATCGGCGCCAATGTCGCCACTTTATTCCTTCTGCCGCCGCTGTACACCCATGTCGGGGCGTCGGGCGCCATTTTCGCCTTGTTTGGCATGTACAGCTACCTCGCCCTATTCCGCCGCGACTTAGTCGCCCCCCGCCACGCCCAGCTGCTGCTTTCAGTCATGGCGGTTCATTTGTTGCTTGGCATCATGACACCAGATGGGAATTTATTGGCCCATCTATTTGGCTTCGCCGTCGGCGGCCTGCTTGCCCCTTTTTTGTCCATCCGCCCCAAGCGGCCGTCGTTTTACATGCCTCGGCTATGA
- a CDS encoding DEAD/DEAH box helicase: protein MKAIERMGFEETTPIQAKTIPLSMQNKDVIGQAQTGTGKTAAFGIPIVEKVDVKNGAVQALVVAPTRELAIQVSEELYKIGAVKRVRVLPIYGGQDIERQIRALKKHPHVIVGTPGRIIDHINRGTLRLDHVHTVVLDEADEMLNMGFIEDIEAILSHVPAERQTLLFSATMPDPIRRIAERFMNEPELVKVKAKEMTVPNIQQYYLEVHEKKKFDILTRLLDIQAPELAIVFGRTKRRVDELAEALNLRGYAAEGIHGDLSQAKRLSVLRKFKEGTIEILVATDVAARGLDISGVTHVYNFDIPQDPESYVHRIGRTGRAGKTGVAMTFVTPRELGQLHHIERTTKRKMERMKPPTLDEALEGQQRIAIEKLLNVVETENLSFYKRAAEELLEEHDSVTIVAACLKMLTREPDTTPVQLTEEPPLAVKREKKRGGRPNGSARSRTKKRRITAH from the coding sequence ATGAAAGCGATCGAGCGAATGGGGTTTGAAGAGACGACTCCAATTCAAGCGAAGACGATTCCGCTCAGTATGCAAAATAAAGACGTGATCGGTCAAGCTCAAACCGGAACGGGGAAAACGGCGGCGTTCGGCATTCCGATCGTAGAAAAAGTGGATGTGAAAAACGGCGCCGTTCAGGCGCTTGTTGTGGCACCGACGCGTGAGCTCGCCATTCAAGTATCAGAAGAGCTGTACAAAATCGGTGCTGTCAAGCGCGTGCGCGTCTTGCCGATTTACGGCGGTCAAGATATCGAGCGGCAAATCCGTGCTTTGAAAAAGCATCCGCACGTGATCGTCGGCACGCCGGGGCGCATTATCGACCATATCAACCGCGGGACGCTTCGCCTTGACCATGTGCATACGGTCGTTCTCGATGAGGCGGATGAAATGCTCAATATGGGCTTTATTGAAGATATTGAGGCGATTTTAAGCCATGTGCCGGCCGAGCGGCAGACGTTGCTGTTCTCGGCGACGATGCCGGATCCGATTCGCCGCATTGCCGAGCGCTTCATGAACGAGCCGGAGCTTGTCAAAGTGAAGGCGAAGGAAATGACCGTGCCGAACATTCAACAGTACTACTTAGAAGTGCACGAGAAAAAGAAATTTGACATTTTAACGCGGCTTCTTGATATTCAGGCTCCGGAGCTCGCGATCGTGTTCGGCCGCACGAAGCGGCGCGTCGATGAGCTGGCGGAGGCGCTCAACTTGCGCGGCTACGCGGCGGAAGGCATTCACGGCGATTTAAGCCAAGCGAAACGGCTGTCGGTGCTGCGCAAGTTTAAGGAAGGTACGATTGAAATTTTAGTGGCCACGGATGTCGCGGCGCGCGGCTTGGATATTTCCGGCGTAACGCACGTGTACAACTTTGACATCCCGCAAGACCCGGAAAGCTATGTCCACCGGATTGGGCGCACCGGGCGCGCCGGCAAGACCGGGGTGGCGATGACGTTTGTCACTCCAAGAGAGCTCGGCCAGCTTCACCATATTGAGCGGACGACGAAGCGGAAAATGGAGCGGATGAAGCCGCCGACACTTGATGAGGCGCTCGAAGGCCAGCAGCGCATCGCGATCGAAAAGCTTCTCAACGTCGTGGAGACCGAAAACCTGTCATTTTACAAACGGGCAGCGGAAGAATTGCTTGAAGAGCACGATTCGGTAACGATTGTCGCTGCCTGCTTGAAAATGTTGACGCGCGAGCCGGATACGACGCCGGTGCAGTTGACGGAAGAGCCGCCTTTAGCGGTTAAGCGGGAGAAAAAACGGGGCGGCCGCCCGAACGGTTCAGCCCGCAGCCGGACGAAAAAACGGCGGATTACGGCGCATTAA
- a CDS encoding helix-turn-helix domain-containing protein produces the protein MFCKVGGKAMHKAYRFRLYPTRTQAELSHQTIGAAGLCTITFCPNGIRRMKQQGWGLAITSAPSG, from the coding sequence ATGTTCTGTAAGGTGGGAGGGAAGGCCATGCACAAAGCCTACCGCTTTCGGTTGTATCCCACCCGAACACAAGCGGAGCTCAGTCACCAAACGATCGGTGCTGCCGGTTTGTGTACAATCACTTTTTGTCCGAATGGAATCAGGCGTATGAAACAACAGGGGTGGGGCTTAGCGATAACGAGTGCTCCAAGCGGTTGA
- a CDS encoding alpha/beta hydrolase — protein sequence MIGCLCIHGFTGSPEEVAPLADYLRERTDWVIETPTLPGHGSELQLKGITYDQWIAAAEQAFLALHRRCSAVYVIGFSMGGVIAVYLAEKYPVTKLVLLSAAFYHSQPRSPPLLRVSVSGG from the coding sequence ATGATCGGCTGTTTATGTATTCACGGGTTTACGGGAAGTCCAGAAGAAGTGGCGCCGCTGGCCGATTATTTGCGGGAGCGGACCGATTGGGTCATCGAAACGCCGACCTTGCCGGGCCACGGAAGCGAGTTGCAGCTGAAAGGAATTACATACGATCAATGGATCGCGGCGGCGGAACAAGCGTTTTTGGCGCTCCACCGCCGCTGCAGTGCGGTGTATGTCATTGGGTTTTCAATGGGTGGAGTGATCGCCGTCTACTTGGCGGAAAAATACCCGGTCACCAAGCTTGTGCTGTTGAGTGCGGCGTTTTATCATTCCCAACCGAGAAGCCCCCCACTTCTACGCGTGAGCGTAAGTGGGGGATGA
- a CDS encoding UDP-N-acetylmuramoyl-tripeptide--D-alanyl-D-alanine ligase — translation MIKRTVRQIAEMADGQCLKPEWDNMVVSGVSTDTRTIQAGNLYVPLRGATFNGHDFVQEAAQKGAAAVLWAEREGTPPEGVPVVVVDDTLLALQRLAARYREQLGLKVVGVTGSNGKTTTKDMIAALLATNYRVQKTEGNFNNHIGVPLTLLSLDEGTEMAVVEMGMSGFGEIERLTMIARPDAAVITNIGEAHLQELGSREGIAKAKLEILACLHHDGLFVYHGDEPLLTERVPKLPLPRHVVTFGAGEQNDYYPTDVRIEAGGTSFVINALPGRTLFMPVLGKHHVYNALAAIAVARFFGIGWEDIDAALSRLQVTRMRTEVVKTKHGFTVINDAYNASPTSMRAALTLLGELNGYRQKIAVLGDMLELGDEEVAFHGEIGEMLRPGMVDYVFTYGPLAHHIAAAAAPFFDDGRVREFDDKAALAEAVRSVATSDDIVLLKASRGMKLEELLRYWL, via the coding sequence ATGATCAAACGGACAGTGCGGCAAATCGCCGAAATGGCTGACGGACAGTGTTTAAAGCCGGAGTGGGACAATATGGTCGTAAGCGGTGTGTCAACCGACACAAGGACGATCCAAGCCGGCAACTTGTACGTTCCGTTGCGCGGTGCGACTTTTAACGGCCACGATTTCGTACAAGAAGCGGCGCAAAAAGGAGCCGCCGCCGTACTCTGGGCGGAAAGGGAAGGAACGCCGCCGGAAGGTGTGCCGGTGGTCGTTGTGGATGATACGCTTTTGGCATTGCAGCGGCTCGCTGCCCGCTACCGCGAGCAGCTTGGACTGAAGGTGGTCGGCGTCACTGGCAGCAACGGCAAAACGACGACGAAAGATATGATTGCCGCGTTGCTGGCGACCAACTACCGTGTGCAAAAAACAGAAGGGAACTTCAACAACCATATCGGTGTGCCGTTGACGCTTCTTTCGCTTGACGAAGGGACGGAGATGGCCGTTGTCGAAATGGGGATGAGCGGGTTTGGCGAAATCGAGCGGCTGACCATGATCGCCCGTCCGGACGCAGCGGTCATCACGAATATCGGAGAAGCACACTTGCAGGAGCTCGGGTCGCGGGAAGGCATCGCCAAGGCGAAACTTGAAATTTTAGCCTGTTTGCACCATGATGGTTTATTCGTCTACCATGGCGATGAGCCACTCTTGACGGAGCGCGTGCCGAAGTTGCCGCTTCCCCGCCATGTCGTGACGTTCGGGGCGGGTGAACAGAACGATTACTATCCGACCGATGTGCGCATTGAAGCGGGAGGAACATCGTTTGTCATCAATGCGCTCCCCGGCCGGACGCTGTTTATGCCGGTATTAGGCAAACATCATGTGTACAACGCGCTTGCGGCCATCGCGGTTGCCCGCTTTTTCGGCATCGGTTGGGAAGACATTGATGCAGCCCTATCCCGTCTGCAAGTGACGCGCATGCGCACGGAAGTCGTCAAGACGAAACATGGCTTTACCGTCATTAATGATGCCTACAATGCCAGCCCGACATCGATGCGCGCCGCTTTGACGCTGCTTGGGGAATTGAATGGCTACCGGCAAAAAATCGCCGTATTGGGTGATATGCTTGAACTTGGTGACGAAGAAGTGGCGTTTCATGGCGAGATCGGGGAGATGCTGCGGCCGGGAATGGTGGACTATGTGTTCACTTACGGGCCGCTGGCGCACCATATCGCCGCGGCGGCTGCTCCATTTTTTGATGATGGGCGGGTGAGGGAGTTCGACGATAAAGCAGCGTTGGCCGAGGCCGTGCGTTCCGTCGCGACCTCGGATGACATTGTTTTATTGAAAGCATCGCGCGGCATGAAATTGGAAGAGTTGCTTCGATATTGGTTGTAA
- a CDS encoding D-alanine--D-alanine ligase: MKTRVGVLYGGKSPEHQVSLSTAMAVMNAIDPHKFDVIPIYITPEGQWIKGEQLTGPIEEIKQLQFTSAATALIPVSLNQVPAADSAAEGNEETIDVIFPLLHGPNGEDGTVQGLLEILNIPYVGNGVLASAVGMDKVMMKNLFAQAGLRQAKYIAVTKYDWQKSGETVYDRIERELGYPCFVKPANAGSSIGISKCKQRGDLKAAFIEAFQYDRKIIIEEAIVGREIEIGVIGNDEPICSVVGEIVPKKEFYDYEAKYEDGQTELIIPADVTKEQYETIKQMAITAFQALDLSGLARVDFFLAEDGAVYINEVNTMPGFTPYSMFPLLWQHSGVPYPELIERLIALALERHQQKQTITYTFKNEKR, from the coding sequence ATGAAAACGAGAGTTGGCGTGCTATACGGCGGCAAATCACCGGAGCACCAAGTATCGTTGTCGACGGCGATGGCGGTGATGAATGCCATTGATCCTCATAAATTCGATGTCATTCCGATTTATATTACACCGGAAGGTCAATGGATCAAGGGCGAACAGCTGACCGGACCGATCGAGGAAATCAAGCAGCTGCAATTCACTTCGGCGGCGACCGCCTTGATTCCGGTTTCCTTGAACCAAGTTCCGGCTGCCGATTCGGCTGCAGAAGGAAACGAGGAAACGATCGATGTCATTTTCCCGCTTTTGCATGGGCCGAACGGCGAAGACGGAACGGTGCAAGGGTTGCTTGAAATATTGAACATTCCGTATGTCGGCAACGGGGTGCTTGCTTCCGCGGTCGGCATGGATAAGGTGATGATGAAAAACTTATTTGCGCAGGCCGGGTTGCGCCAAGCAAAATATATCGCCGTGACGAAGTACGATTGGCAAAAAAGTGGCGAGACGGTGTATGACCGGATCGAACGAGAGCTTGGCTACCCGTGCTTTGTCAAGCCAGCCAACGCCGGTTCGAGCATCGGCATTTCCAAATGCAAGCAGCGCGGCGATTTAAAAGCCGCATTTATCGAGGCATTTCAGTATGACCGGAAAATTATTATTGAAGAGGCGATTGTCGGCCGTGAAATTGAAATCGGCGTGATTGGAAATGATGAGCCGATTTGTTCGGTCGTTGGCGAAATTGTTCCCAAAAAGGAATTTTACGACTATGAAGCGAAATACGAAGACGGGCAAACCGAATTGATCATCCCAGCGGACGTAACGAAAGAACAGTATGAGACGATCAAACAAATGGCCATTACGGCGTTTCAGGCGCTGGATTTGTCTGGACTTGCGCGCGTCGATTTTTTCCTCGCCGAAGATGGCGCCGTTTATATCAACGAAGTGAACACGATGCCAGGCTTTACACCATACAGCATGTTCCCGCTTCTTTGGCAGCACAGCGGTGTGCCGTACCCGGAGCTGATTGAACGGCTTATCGCGCTTGCATTGGAACGACATCAACAAAAGCAGACGATCACGTACACGTTCAAAAACGAAAAGAGGTGA
- a CDS encoding MGDG synthase family glycosyltransferase: protein MMKVLFLPLFQMNTGHHKVADTLMDFLRRQFPAVESKKIDFLSYCNELMEKMVSEAYLRWIRSHPASYHRVYKTLMYQEPPRFEFISFEPWLPYFESKMKKMVEEEQPDLIVCTHSFPSRILQRLKQKRVLTVPVVNVYTDFFMNSIWGKRFIDYHFVPHQEAKWELITKYGVDKGRIIVTGIPVHDVFMNRSEARRKRQSAHVLVAGGNQGLGNMLAFLRAARTSTLFRYSVLCGANRQLYEEIASWRLSHIRPLPYIADPEEMNRLYEEADAVITKPGGVTVSELLHKRIPIFTIDCLPGQERINLQYLQQNGLIYHLVGPESGEQHMFRLLMDDVEKNRFFRRVSDYFAGVEKTGQEALAEVVAAMPQRMAWRVLHP, encoded by the coding sequence ATGATGAAAGTATTGTTTTTGCCGCTGTTTCAAATGAATACGGGACACCATAAAGTAGCCGATACGTTGATGGATTTTTTGCGCCGCCAGTTTCCGGCGGTCGAAAGCAAAAAGATCGATTTTTTGAGCTATTGCAATGAACTGATGGAAAAAATGGTGTCAGAGGCCTACTTGCGCTGGATTCGCTCGCATCCTGCTTCGTACCACCGTGTGTACAAAACGCTGATGTACCAAGAGCCGCCCCGGTTTGAGTTCATTTCGTTTGAGCCATGGCTGCCTTATTTTGAAAGCAAAATGAAAAAGATGGTGGAAGAAGAACAGCCGGATTTAATCGTCTGCACCCATTCGTTTCCGTCGCGCATTTTGCAGCGGCTGAAGCAAAAACGGGTGCTGACGGTTCCAGTTGTCAATGTCTACACCGACTTTTTTATGAACAGCATCTGGGGGAAACGGTTTATTGACTATCATTTTGTTCCCCATCAAGAGGCGAAATGGGAGCTGATCACGAAGTACGGGGTTGACAAAGGACGCATCATCGTCACTGGCATCCCAGTGCATGATGTGTTTATGAATCGGTCAGAAGCGAGACGCAAGCGGCAGTCTGCTCATGTGCTTGTCGCCGGTGGAAACCAAGGGCTCGGCAATATGCTGGCGTTTTTGCGGGCGGCCCGCACGTCAACGTTGTTCCGCTATTCGGTGCTGTGCGGCGCCAATCGCCAGCTGTACGAGGAAATCGCCAGCTGGCGGTTGTCTCATATCCGGCCGCTTCCATACATCGCTGACCCGGAAGAGATGAATCGGCTGTATGAAGAGGCGGATGCCGTCATTACGAAACCAGGCGGGGTGACGGTCAGCGAGTTGCTTCATAAGCGCATTCCGATTTTTACGATCGATTGCTTGCCTGGGCAGGAGCGCATCAATTTGCAATATTTACAGCAAAATGGTCTCATTTATCATTTGGTCGGGCCAGAAAGCGGCGAGCAGCACATGTTTCGCTTGTTGATGGATGACGTGGAGAAAAACCGGTTTTTCCGCCGTGTGTCCGATTATTTTGCCGGCGTGGAAAAAACGGGGCAAGAAGCGCTCGCCGAAGTGGTAGCGGCCATGCCGCAGCGCATGGCTTGGCGCGTGTTGCATCCGTAG
- a CDS encoding DedA family protein, producing the protein MDTSVWLPYVQSYGYVMLFLFLFCGIVGIPAPEESLLFLVGVMVAKEQLLLGPSLASCWGGAMAGMVTAYGAGRWWGAPFVQKYGKCVGITAERWERARRWFGRYGKWGILFGCYAPGVRQICPYMAGVSRFPFGPFLLLSALGTAGWAVPLTAAGLWLGQRIHIPLISFPLAGLALFLLFLLAAWVGQRRRKKSFES; encoded by the coding sequence ATGGATACAAGCGTATGGCTGCCGTATGTTCAATCATATGGCTATGTAATGCTGTTTTTGTTTTTATTTTGCGGCATTGTGGGCATTCCGGCGCCGGAGGAAAGCTTGCTCTTTTTGGTCGGCGTGATGGTTGCCAAGGAGCAGCTGCTGCTTGGACCGTCGCTCGCTTCATGCTGGGGCGGGGCGATGGCCGGCATGGTGACGGCATATGGCGCCGGTCGGTGGTGGGGGGCGCCGTTTGTGCAAAAGTACGGCAAGTGCGTCGGAATTACGGCTGAACGTTGGGAGCGGGCTCGCCGCTGGTTTGGCCGCTATGGGAAATGGGGCATTTTGTTCGGCTGCTATGCTCCCGGGGTGCGGCAAATTTGTCCGTATATGGCGGGAGTGAGCCGGTTTCCGTTCGGGCCGTTTTTGTTGCTTTCGGCGCTTGGAACGGCAGGTTGGGCTGTTCCGTTGACCGCGGCTGGGCTTTGGCTCGGCCAGCGCATCCATATCCCCTTGATTTCTTTTCCGCTTGCCGGTTTGGCGTTGTTTTTGCTTTTTTTGCTTGCGGCATGGGTTGGGCAGCGGAGGCGCAAAAAATCTTTCGAAAGCTAA